One stretch of Variovorax sp. TBS-050B DNA includes these proteins:
- a CDS encoding MFS transporter — protein MPPDPTDRHSRHAALALGLALPTDVLLYLLLPMYAPQFGVTLAEAGVLLAANRLVRIAGYGWVADFYARHGDRRTCTLAVAGAVGCGLGYAVLSGFWALLPLRLLWGLCFAAFNLSTQALATADPIGVARRSGRSRAFIAMGPVLALPLGALLAQWSGPRAIFWLLTVSALLGLVAARRLPATPHSVAAPVRRFQRPNSLDGWSFMEGLALDGLFIVGLSYLGKDLLPGSAVVVAGLLMAMRYLSEIALSPAGGRMAERFGAERLLVGLSLATAIALVGFGLGWLWSCAAMIVVLRALQLPLVAPIVAHRTPGPQRLQALAARSTWRDIGAGAGPMLAGLLLPVAPAAWIYGAAALLLAAAALGCGRSASRAVRAAD, from the coding sequence ATGCCGCCCGATCCGACCGACCGCCATTCCCGCCACGCCGCGCTCGCGCTCGGCCTCGCATTGCCGACCGACGTGCTGCTCTACCTGCTGCTGCCGATGTACGCGCCGCAGTTCGGCGTGACGCTGGCCGAGGCCGGCGTGCTGCTGGCGGCCAACCGGCTGGTGCGCATCGCGGGCTACGGCTGGGTGGCCGACTTCTATGCGCGCCACGGCGACCGCCGCACCTGCACGCTGGCGGTCGCGGGCGCGGTGGGCTGCGGGCTGGGCTATGCGGTGCTCTCGGGCTTCTGGGCGCTGCTGCCGCTGCGGCTGCTCTGGGGGCTGTGCTTCGCGGCCTTCAATCTCTCGACGCAGGCGCTGGCGACCGCCGACCCGATCGGCGTCGCGCGCCGCAGCGGACGCTCGCGCGCCTTCATCGCGATGGGGCCGGTGCTGGCGCTGCCGCTCGGCGCGCTGCTCGCGCAGTGGAGCGGACCGCGCGCGATCTTCTGGCTGCTCACGGTGTCGGCGCTGCTCGGCCTGGTCGCGGCGCGGCGGCTGCCGGCCACGCCGCATTCGGTCGCGGCGCCGGTGCGGCGCTTCCAGCGGCCCAACAGCCTCGACGGCTGGTCGTTCATGGAGGGCCTCGCGCTCGACGGGCTGTTCATCGTCGGCCTGTCGTACCTCGGCAAAGACCTGCTGCCGGGTTCGGCGGTGGTGGTGGCCGGGCTGCTCATGGCCATGCGCTACCTGTCGGAGATCGCGTTGAGCCCGGCCGGCGGCCGCATGGCCGAGCGCTTCGGCGCCGAGCGGCTGCTGGTCGGCCTGTCGCTCGCGACGGCGATCGCGCTCGTGGGCTTCGGCCTCGGCTGGCTCTGGAGCTGCGCGGCAATGATCGTGGTGCTGCGCGCACTGCAGCTGCCGCTGGTGGCGCCGATCGTCGCGCACCGCACACCGGGGCCGCAACGCCTGCAGGCGCTGGCGGCGCGCTCGACCTGGCGCGACATCGGCGCCGGCGCCGGGCCGATGCTCGCGGGCCTGCTGCTGCCGGTGGCGCCGGCCGCATGGATCTACGGTGCGGCCGCGCTGCTGCTCGCGGCGGCCGCCCTGGGCTGCGGCCGGAGCGCTTCGCGCGCGGTCCGTGCCGCCGACTGA
- a CDS encoding pyridoxamine 5'-phosphate oxidase family protein, with protein sequence MTDDPHAIQTLAQLEALFGQPGEASLKKEVPYLHPTYQALIAASPFAVLATLGPGGLDASPRGDPPGFVAVQDEKTLLLPERRGNNRIDSLRNIVADPRVALLFLIPGVGETLRVNGRARIRATPELLARFAVEGKPPQCVIEIAVETVFFQCARAIQRSQLWAPVPQGPRPVPTPGAILSALTDAAFDGEGYDRALPARQRATLY encoded by the coding sequence ATGACCGACGATCCGCATGCCATCCAGACCCTCGCGCAGCTCGAAGCGCTGTTCGGCCAGCCGGGCGAAGCCTCGTTGAAGAAGGAGGTGCCGTACCTGCATCCGACTTACCAAGCGCTGATCGCTGCGTCGCCTTTCGCGGTGCTCGCCACCCTCGGGCCCGGCGGGCTCGATGCCTCGCCGCGCGGCGATCCGCCGGGCTTCGTGGCGGTGCAGGACGAGAAGACCCTGCTGCTGCCCGAGCGCCGCGGCAACAACCGCATCGACAGCCTGCGCAACATCGTGGCCGATCCGCGCGTGGCGCTGCTGTTCCTCATTCCGGGCGTGGGCGAGACGCTGCGCGTGAACGGCCGCGCGCGCATCAGGGCCACGCCCGAACTGCTCGCGCGCTTCGCGGTCGAGGGCAAGCCGCCCCAGTGCGTGATCGAGATCGCGGTCGAGACGGTGTTCTTCCAGTGCGCGCGTGCGATCCAGCGCTCGCAGCTGTGGGCGCCCGTGCCCCAGGGGCCACGGCCGGTACCGACGCCGGGCGCCATCCTGTCGGCGCTGACCGACGCGGCCTTCGACGGCGAAGGCTACGACCGCGCGCTGCCGGCGCGGCAGCGCGCCACGCTGTACTGA
- a CDS encoding M48 family metallopeptidase gives MAPARTIHGDLFRVFLLTLVSLFAIPAATLAFTTYAQRTQDADFLRTIEARIAADARLSANDKAEAAAFYRSHPLSQACTATAPEDKDFHDQVCEPYGMHWQFHWAERAAVGTLLLGAALLAAALVLGALAFVNRGLRYASFVAGWRLMTVSSAAEVVLQSAMLVWLSFWLTAYFWHSYYVKLIALAGIMAAAAVFYAVYTLFKKLPSGWEIEGELVAEADAPRLWARVRQLAARVKTAPPDQIMAGIDTNFFVTEAPCEVAGRALQGRTLFVSIPLLRVLDQSEADAVLAHELAHLGGGDTRSSALLGPKLQQFDAYTWQMRSGGLTIVAHYLLRLYRMIFAFALARDSREREYLADRVAAGLTAPGAIVQSLIKISAYARYRNDVERSLFAHDRQHAGALGIAGFVAEGLSPYALSEAFLESMKTADVPHPYDSHPPLAERMRNVGHHVPESAYGSIVAAAPRASWADEIETAPDIEQRLWSAYEQRFVQNHELSLAYRYEPATEEEREVVLRHFPPLAFALKDGERIEVSHEGLRTSAEGGSAVAWDEVKNLSYQDNTFGDFLTVTHHDKGMLGARTTKLKLKGIGKQKEDFKAVLGRYWQRHQIMRAQQQAEQAAPA, from the coding sequence ATGGCCCCTGCACGCACGATCCACGGCGATCTCTTTCGCGTGTTCCTTCTGACACTGGTGTCGCTGTTCGCCATTCCGGCGGCGACGCTGGCCTTCACCACCTATGCGCAGCGCACCCAGGACGCCGATTTCCTGCGGACGATCGAGGCGCGCATCGCCGCCGACGCGCGGCTCTCGGCCAACGACAAGGCCGAGGCCGCGGCCTTCTACCGCAGCCATCCGCTGTCGCAGGCCTGCACGGCCACCGCGCCGGAGGACAAGGACTTCCACGACCAGGTGTGCGAGCCCTACGGCATGCATTGGCAGTTCCACTGGGCGGAGCGCGCGGCCGTCGGCACCCTGCTTCTGGGCGCGGCGCTGCTCGCGGCGGCGCTGGTGCTGGGCGCGCTCGCCTTCGTGAACCGCGGGCTGCGCTACGCGAGCTTCGTCGCGGGCTGGCGCCTGATGACGGTGTCGAGCGCGGCCGAGGTAGTGCTGCAGAGCGCGATGCTGGTGTGGCTCTCGTTCTGGCTCACCGCGTATTTCTGGCACAGCTACTACGTCAAGCTGATCGCGCTCGCGGGCATCATGGCCGCGGCGGCGGTGTTCTACGCGGTCTACACGCTCTTCAAGAAGCTGCCCTCGGGCTGGGAGATCGAAGGCGAACTCGTGGCCGAGGCCGACGCGCCGCGCCTCTGGGCGCGCGTGCGCCAGCTCGCGGCCCGCGTGAAGACCGCGCCGCCGGACCAGATCATGGCCGGCATCGACACCAACTTCTTCGTCACCGAAGCGCCCTGCGAGGTGGCCGGCCGCGCGCTGCAGGGCCGCACCCTGTTCGTGAGCATTCCGCTGCTGCGCGTGCTCGACCAGTCGGAGGCCGACGCGGTGCTCGCGCACGAACTCGCGCACCTGGGCGGCGGGGACACCCGCAGCAGCGCCCTGCTCGGTCCGAAGCTGCAGCAGTTCGATGCCTACACCTGGCAGATGCGCAGCGGCGGCCTGACCATCGTGGCGCACTACCTGCTGCGGCTCTACCGGATGATCTTCGCCTTCGCGCTGGCACGCGACAGCCGCGAGCGCGAGTACCTGGCCGACCGCGTGGCCGCGGGCCTCACGGCGCCCGGCGCCATCGTGCAGTCGCTGATCAAGATCTCGGCCTATGCGCGCTACCGCAACGACGTGGAGCGCAGCCTCTTCGCCCACGACCGCCAGCATGCCGGCGCGCTCGGCATCGCCGGCTTCGTGGCCGAGGGCCTGTCGCCCTACGCCCTGTCGGAAGCCTTCCTCGAAAGCATGAAGACCGCCGACGTGCCGCATCCCTACGACAGCCATCCGCCGCTGGCCGAGCGCATGCGCAACGTCGGCCACCACGTGCCGGAGAGCGCCTACGGCAGCATCGTCGCGGCCGCGCCGCGGGCCTCGTGGGCCGACGAGATCGAAACCGCGCCGGACATCGAGCAGCGGCTCTGGAGCGCCTACGAGCAGCGCTTCGTGCAGAACCACGAGCTGAGCCTCGCCTACCGCTACGAGCCCGCCACCGAGGAGGAGCGCGAGGTGGTGCTGCGCCATTTCCCGCCGCTCGCCTTCGCGCTGAAGGACGGCGAGCGCATCGAGGTCAGCCACGAAGGCCTGCGCACCAGCGCCGAGGGCGGCTCCGCCGTTGCATGGGACGAGGTCAAGAACCTCAGCTACCAGGACAACACCTTCGGCGACTTCCTGACCGTCACACACCACGACAAGGGCATGCTCGGCGCGCGCACCACCAAGCTCAAGCTCAAGGGCATCGGCAAGCAGAAGGAAGACTTCAAGGCCGTGCTCGGGCGCTACTGGCAGCGGCACCAGATCATGCGCGCGCAGCAGCAGGCCGAACAGGCCGCGCCCGCCTGA
- a CDS encoding multidrug effflux MFS transporter: MRSSSPFFRMALLLGLLSAIGPFAIDMYLPALPAIGQTLNADIGAVQMSLTAFFLSLGAGQLLFGPVSDMVGRKPPLYAGLALFAAASVGCALATDIHTLIALRFVQGLGAAAGMAIPRAVVRDLHTGTDAARLMSLLILVFSVSPILAPLAGSAVIAVAGWRGVFWAVTIAAAAGLAMMAMQLEETRPPAERVESSLGSALSAYALLLRDWHYLGLVFIGGFAMAGFFTYLANSSFVMIDHYGLSPAMYSVAFGVNAAAFIGASQFTGPLGERYGLVGLVKFGVVASSLTMLAMFAYFAGGGDALWVLVVLYFIASGFMGLVIPTTGVLALEMHGAIAGTASALLGTLQMLTGALAMAVVGFFSDGRPLPMVTGMAAGAFVSLALTWLTLGRVRSQPGRGAQRA, encoded by the coding sequence ATGCGTTCTTCTTCCCCGTTCTTCAGGATGGCCCTGCTGCTGGGCCTGCTTTCCGCCATCGGCCCGTTCGCCATCGACATGTACCTGCCGGCGCTGCCGGCCATCGGCCAGACGCTCAACGCCGACATCGGCGCGGTGCAGATGAGCCTCACGGCCTTCTTCCTCTCGCTGGGCGCGGGCCAGCTGCTGTTCGGTCCGGTATCCGACATGGTCGGGCGCAAGCCGCCGCTCTATGCCGGGCTGGCGCTGTTCGCGGCCGCGAGCGTGGGCTGCGCGCTCGCCACCGACATCCACACGCTGATCGCGCTGCGCTTCGTGCAGGGCCTGGGCGCGGCGGCCGGCATGGCGATCCCGCGCGCCGTCGTGCGCGACCTGCACACCGGCACCGACGCGGCGCGGCTGATGTCGCTGCTGATCCTGGTGTTCAGCGTGTCGCCGATCCTCGCGCCGCTCGCGGGCAGCGCGGTGATCGCGGTTGCGGGCTGGCGCGGCGTGTTCTGGGCGGTGACGATCGCCGCCGCCGCGGGCCTCGCGATGATGGCCATGCAGCTCGAGGAAACGCGCCCGCCGGCGGAGCGCGTCGAGAGCAGCCTCGGCAGTGCGCTGTCCGCGTACGCGCTGCTGCTGCGCGACTGGCACTACCTCGGGCTGGTGTTCATCGGCGGCTTCGCGATGGCGGGCTTCTTCACCTACCTGGCCAATTCGTCGTTCGTGATGATCGACCACTACGGCCTGTCGCCCGCGATGTACAGCGTGGCCTTCGGCGTGAACGCGGCGGCCTTCATCGGCGCTTCGCAGTTCACCGGGCCGCTGGGCGAGCGCTACGGCCTGGTGGGCCTGGTGAAGTTCGGCGTGGTGGCCTCCAGCCTCACGATGCTGGCGATGTTCGCGTACTTCGCGGGCGGCGGCGACGCGCTCTGGGTGCTCGTCGTGCTGTACTTCATCGCCTCGGGCTTCATGGGCCTCGTGATCCCGACCACCGGCGTGCTCGCGCTCGAGATGCACGGCGCGATCGCGGGCACCGCCTCGGCGCTGCTCGGCACGCTGCAGATGCTGACCGGCGCGCTGGCGATGGCGGTGGTGGGCTTCTTCTCCGACGGCCGCCCGCTGCCGATGGTGACCGGCATGGCCGCGGGCGCCTTCGTCTCGCTGGCGCTCACCTGGCTCACGCTGGGCCGCGTGCGCTCCCAGCCCGGCCGCGGGGCGCAGCGGGCGTGA
- a CDS encoding MFS transporter — protein sequence MDGLPQPARQRAMLVIILGIMVAVLDGTIVNLALPGIARELQASASHAIWVVNAYQIATLVMLLPLASLGDLVGYRRVYLVGMAVFTVASIGATFANSLGTLIAARTFQGLGAAGIMSVNAALVRLTFPAALLGRGMAINSMVVATSSVAGPSVAAAILSVASWPWLFAINVPLGLLVFALGMKALPFNRVPPAAGLRFSPVDVALNVLMFALVFLGVDRLGVRDPAAAGAGAPWSAWAILLAGVAVGFVYLRRQRRLAVPVFPIDLLRIPVFALSMGTSVAAFCAQMLAYIALPFLLLEVYGRSHIEAGLLITAWPLAIVAMAPVAGRLIGRYPDGLLGGIGLALLATGLALLAALPAHPGNADIAWRMALCGLGFGLFQSPNNHTIVTSPPAHRSGAASGMLGTARLTGQTLGAVVLAGVFSVWSPHGGHGPVVALVLAACFAGVAAVFSSLRLRTTGHHG from the coding sequence ATGGACGGCCTGCCGCAGCCCGCGCGGCAGCGCGCGATGCTGGTGATCATCCTCGGCATCATGGTGGCGGTGCTCGACGGCACCATCGTCAACCTCGCGCTGCCGGGCATCGCGCGCGAGCTGCAGGCCAGCGCCTCGCATGCGATCTGGGTGGTCAACGCCTACCAGATCGCCACGCTGGTGATGCTCTTGCCGCTGGCTTCGCTCGGCGACCTGGTCGGCTACCGGCGCGTGTACCTCGTGGGCATGGCGGTGTTCACCGTGGCCTCGATCGGCGCGACCTTCGCCAACTCGCTCGGCACGCTGATCGCGGCGCGCACCTTCCAGGGCCTGGGCGCGGCCGGCATCATGAGCGTGAACGCCGCGCTGGTGCGCCTGACCTTTCCGGCGGCGCTGCTGGGGCGCGGCATGGCGATCAACTCGATGGTGGTGGCCACCTCCTCGGTGGCCGGGCCGTCCGTGGCGGCGGCGATCCTGTCGGTGGCCTCGTGGCCGTGGCTGTTCGCGATCAACGTGCCGCTCGGGCTGCTGGTCTTCGCGCTCGGCATGAAGGCGCTGCCGTTCAACCGCGTGCCGCCCGCGGCGGGGCTGCGCTTCTCGCCGGTGGACGTGGCGCTCAACGTGCTGATGTTCGCGCTGGTGTTCCTCGGCGTCGACCGGCTCGGCGTGCGCGACCCGGCGGCGGCGGGTGCCGGCGCGCCGTGGTCGGCCTGGGCGATCCTGCTGGCCGGCGTGGCCGTGGGCTTCGTCTACCTGCGGCGGCAGCGCCGGCTCGCGGTGCCGGTGTTCCCGATCGACCTGCTGCGCATCCCGGTGTTCGCGCTGTCGATGGGCACTTCGGTGGCCGCCTTCTGCGCGCAGATGCTGGCCTACATCGCGCTGCCCTTCCTGCTGCTGGAGGTGTACGGCCGCAGCCACATCGAGGCCGGGCTGCTGATCACCGCCTGGCCGCTCGCGATCGTCGCGATGGCGCCGGTCGCCGGCCGGCTGATCGGCCGCTACCCCGACGGGCTGCTCGGCGGCATCGGGCTGGCGCTGCTCGCGACCGGCCTGGCGCTGCTGGCCGCGCTGCCGGCGCATCCGGGCAATGCCGACATCGCCTGGCGCATGGCGCTGTGCGGCCTGGGCTTCGGGCTCTTTCAGTCGCCCAACAACCACACGATCGTGACTTCGCCGCCCGCGCACCGCAGCGGCGCGGCCAGCGGCATGCTCGGCACCGCGCGCCTCACGGGCCAGACCCTGGGCGCGGTGGTGCTGGCGGGGGTGTTCAGCGTCTGGAGCCCGCACGGCGGGCATGGGCCGGTGGTGGCGCTGGTGCTGGCGGCCTGTTTCGCCGGGGTGGCGGCAGTTTTCAGCAGTCTGCGGCTCCGGACGACGGGGCACCACGGCTGA
- a CDS encoding paraquat-inducible protein A, with amino-acid sequence MTEVPETVVCPGCDAVFSRAPLARREVSCCARCGTELYRHPGDLQRSILPLTLACLIMFAIANLFPIVEIELQGLRSQTTLAGAVVVLSREGMSVVALLVLATTLLFPLLQLCILAYLLVPLRQERRAPGFAILVRSMQMLRPWGMIEVFLLGVLVAIVKLSSMATVVAGPALWAFMALTVMLTAVLSFNPNAFWEMTFRPPGEPKEEGA; translated from the coding sequence ATGACGGAAGTACCTGAAACCGTGGTTTGTCCGGGCTGCGACGCGGTCTTCAGCCGCGCACCGCTCGCGCGGCGCGAGGTCTCGTGCTGCGCCCGCTGCGGTACCGAGCTCTACCGCCACCCGGGCGACCTGCAGCGCAGCATCCTGCCGCTGACGCTCGCCTGCCTGATCATGTTCGCCATCGCCAACCTGTTCCCGATCGTCGAGATCGAGCTCCAGGGCCTGCGCAGCCAGACCACGCTGGCGGGCGCGGTGGTGGTGCTGAGCCGCGAGGGCATGTCGGTGGTGGCGCTGCTGGTGCTGGCGACTACGCTGCTGTTCCCGCTGCTGCAGCTATGCATCCTGGCCTACCTGCTGGTGCCGCTGCGGCAGGAGCGCCGGGCGCCGGGCTTCGCGATCCTGGTGCGGTCGATGCAGATGCTGCGCCCGTGGGGAATGATCGAGGTGTTCCTGCTCGGCGTGCTGGTGGCGATCGTCAAGCTCTCGAGCATGGCGACGGTGGTGGCCGGCCCCGCGCTCTGGGCCTTCATGGCGCTCACGGTGATGCTCACCGCGGTGCTCTCGTTCAACCCGAACGCCTTCTGGGAAATGACCTTCCGCCCGCCCGGCGAGCCGAAGGAGGAGGGCGCGTGA
- a CDS encoding paraquat-inducible protein A, with product MIGPWHAHGHEAENGDAPLPTAAALGLLACPHCDAVWRDAADGEPCGRCGTRLYARKPYSLSRTWAFLIAACIMYIPANLLPVMITRTLFGAQYDTILSGVIYFWVSGAYGLAAIIFIASFLVPLFKLTVLILLALLAQRGSDWRRPERAKLYHIVEIIGRWSMLDVFVVSLLTGLVQIQGFAVIHAGVGIAAFGSVVVLTMLASLSFDPRLTWDGRAQQQAERERREQPSSDDREAKPA from the coding sequence GTGATCGGCCCCTGGCATGCGCACGGCCACGAGGCCGAGAATGGCGACGCGCCGCTGCCCACCGCCGCCGCGCTCGGCCTGCTGGCCTGCCCGCACTGCGACGCCGTCTGGCGCGACGCGGCCGACGGCGAGCCCTGCGGCCGCTGCGGCACCCGCCTCTACGCGCGCAAGCCCTACAGCCTGAGCCGCACCTGGGCCTTCCTGATCGCGGCCTGCATCATGTACATCCCGGCCAACCTGCTGCCGGTGATGATCACGCGCACGCTGTTCGGCGCGCAGTACGACACCATCCTGAGCGGCGTGATCTACTTCTGGGTCTCGGGCGCCTACGGGCTGGCGGCGATCATCTTCATCGCGAGCTTCCTGGTGCCGCTGTTCAAGCTCACGGTGCTGATCCTGCTCGCGCTGCTGGCCCAGCGCGGCAGCGACTGGCGCCGGCCCGAGCGGGCGAAGCTCTATCACATCGTCGAGATCATCGGCCGCTGGTCGATGCTCGACGTGTTCGTGGTCTCGCTGCTCACCGGGCTGGTGCAGATCCAGGGCTTCGCGGTGATCCACGCGGGCGTGGGCATCGCGGCCTTCGGCTCGGTCGTGGTGCTCACCATGCTGGCCTCGCTGAGCTTCGACCCGAGGCTCACCTGGGACGGCAGGGCGCAACAGCAGGCGGAGCGCGAGCGACGGGAACAACCATCGAGTGACGACAGGGAAGCCAAACCAGCATGA
- a CDS encoding MlaD family protein has product MSDDEANPNDKPAPPELPAPRVVRRREWLPSLIWLIPIVAALVGVMLVVRILMERGPEIVLTFNTAEGLEANKTAVKYKDVQIGTVQSLRLARDRSHVRVTVQLNKDAESFTAEDSRFWVVRPRLDTSGISGLGTLLSGAYIGADAGVSKETASEFKGLEDPPIVTRDANGRQFLLRATDVGSLDVGSPIYFRRIKVGQLAAYELDGDGRGVTLRVFINAPYDKFVGVNTRFWQASGIDAQLSASGFTLRTQSLATILLGGIAFGAPDDAMGPRAAENAAFVLAGDETTAMKEPDGPPQTLLMYFNQSLRGLTPGAPVDFRGVVIGEVKSIGVEFDRAEREFRMPVLVQVYPDRLRRRAGERGTESHATQQERLRFLAEKGLRAQLRNGNLLTGQVYVALDFFPKAPPAKIDVTKNPVELPTMPNSLDEIQSQVQEIASKLNKVPYEQIAADLRTTLNTLNKTLATAEQAVSRINNDVTPELAAAMKDVRKTVNNAERTLADDSPLQQDMRQTLRELTRAAGSVRVLTDYLERHPESLLRGKPDDRKK; this is encoded by the coding sequence ATGAGTGACGACGAAGCCAACCCCAACGACAAGCCGGCGCCGCCGGAGCTGCCCGCGCCGCGCGTGGTGCGGCGGCGCGAGTGGCTGCCCTCGCTAATCTGGCTGATCCCGATCGTGGCGGCCCTGGTCGGCGTGATGCTGGTGGTGCGCATCCTGATGGAGCGCGGTCCCGAGATCGTGCTCACCTTCAACACGGCCGAAGGCCTCGAAGCCAACAAGACCGCCGTCAAGTACAAGGACGTGCAGATCGGCACCGTGCAGAGCCTGCGGCTCGCGCGCGACCGCTCGCACGTGCGCGTGACGGTGCAGCTCAACAAGGATGCCGAGAGCTTCACCGCCGAGGACTCGCGCTTCTGGGTGGTGCGGCCGCGGCTCGACACCTCGGGCATCTCGGGACTGGGCACGCTGCTGTCGGGCGCCTACATCGGCGCCGACGCGGGCGTGTCGAAGGAGACCGCGAGTGAGTTCAAGGGCCTGGAAGACCCGCCCATCGTGACCCGCGACGCGAACGGCCGGCAGTTCCTGCTGCGCGCCACCGACGTCGGCTCGCTCGACGTCGGCTCGCCGATCTATTTCCGCCGCATCAAGGTGGGCCAGCTGGCGGCCTACGAGCTCGACGGCGACGGCCGCGGCGTGACGCTGCGCGTCTTCATCAACGCGCCCTACGACAAGTTCGTCGGCGTCAACACGCGCTTCTGGCAGGCGAGCGGCATCGACGCGCAGCTCAGCGCGAGCGGCTTCACGCTGCGCACGCAGTCGCTCGCCACCATCCTGCTCGGCGGCATCGCCTTCGGCGCCCCGGACGACGCGATGGGCCCGCGCGCAGCGGAGAACGCGGCCTTCGTGCTCGCGGGTGACGAGACCACGGCCATGAAGGAACCGGACGGTCCGCCGCAGACCCTGCTGATGTACTTCAACCAGTCGCTGCGCGGATTGACGCCGGGCGCGCCGGTGGACTTCCGCGGCGTGGTGATCGGCGAGGTGAAGTCGATCGGCGTCGAGTTCGACCGCGCCGAGCGCGAGTTCCGCATGCCGGTGCTGGTGCAGGTCTACCCGGACCGGCTGCGCCGCCGCGCCGGCGAGCGCGGCACCGAGTCGCACGCCACGCAGCAGGAGCGCCTGCGCTTCCTCGCGGAGAAGGGGCTGCGGGCCCAGCTGCGCAACGGCAACCTGCTGACCGGGCAGGTGTACGTGGCGCTCGATTTCTTCCCCAAGGCGCCGCCCGCGAAGATCGACGTGACCAAGAACCCGGTCGAGCTGCCCACCATGCCCAACAGCCTCGACGAGATCCAGTCGCAGGTGCAGGAGATCGCGAGCAAGCTCAACAAGGTGCCCTACGAGCAGATCGCGGCCGACCTGCGCACCACGCTCAACACGCTCAACAAGACGCTCGCGACCGCCGAGCAGGCGGTGAGCCGGATCAACAACGACGTCACGCCCGAGCTGGCCGCGGCCATGAAGGACGTGCGCAAGACCGTGAACAATGCCGAGCGCACCTTGGCCGACGATTCGCCGCTGCAGCAGGACATGCGCCAGACGCTGCGCGAACTCACGCGCGCCGCGGGTTCGGTGCGCGTGCTGACCGACTACCTCGAGCGCCATCCCGAATCGCTCTTGCGCGGCAAACCGGACGACAGGAAGAAATGA
- a CDS encoding PqiC family protein, protein MNQKTTTGFPPAWAPAAAAALLALAGCASQPDNYYTLASPVAEAAPPAAGAAPIYIELAPVAVPERLARPQMVVGRASGGVQVDVLEQHRWAASFENELRDALSSGIAERLGAIDVTKAGRPGAQPVWRIAVQVRQFDAVDGGRVEAGFSWTLRRADEARILSCQLNVGEPVARGIDALAQGAQRVTAAAAAAIARSVSAAQANAAATACAL, encoded by the coding sequence ATGAATCAGAAGACAACGACGGGGTTCCCCCCGGCCTGGGCGCCGGCCGCCGCGGCGGCGCTGCTGGCGCTCGCGGGCTGCGCGAGCCAGCCCGACAACTACTACACGCTCGCAAGCCCGGTGGCCGAGGCCGCACCGCCGGCCGCGGGCGCCGCGCCGATCTACATCGAACTCGCGCCCGTGGCCGTGCCCGAGCGGCTGGCGCGGCCGCAGATGGTGGTGGGCCGTGCGAGCGGCGGCGTGCAGGTCGACGTGCTCGAGCAGCACCGCTGGGCCGCGTCGTTCGAGAACGAGCTGCGCGATGCGCTTTCGAGCGGCATCGCCGAGCGGCTCGGCGCGATCGACGTCACCAAGGCCGGCCGGCCCGGCGCGCAGCCGGTGTGGCGCATCGCGGTGCAGGTGCGGCAGTTCGACGCGGTCGACGGCGGCCGCGTGGAGGCGGGTTTCAGCTGGACGCTGCGGCGTGCCGACGAGGCGCGCATCCTGTCGTGCCAGCTGAACGTCGGCGAGCCGGTCGCACGCGGCATCGATGCGCTCGCGCAGGGTGCGCAGCGCGTCACCGCCGCCGCGGCCGCCGCCATCGCGCGCAGCGTGAGCGCCGCGCAGGCGAATGCGGCGGCCACCGCCTGCGCGCTCTGA